The bacterium genomic interval GTAAAGCACTTTCACCAGCAGGCGCCAGCCCGCCAGCATGATGAGATTGAGGCCGCCCGCCAGCAGCACCACCTGGCGGGAAAAGGCATACTGATTGAAGAAATACGTCAGGCTGGCATTGATGAGAAAACCCGTGAAGGTGGCCGCCAATGCTTGATAGGAGGAAAACCGTGCGCGCTGATAGCAGCCGAACAGCGCCAGGCAGGTGAGCCAGACGAACGAATAGACGATATCGACGATGAAGTAGTTGGCCAGCACGGAGCTGCGTTCGAAGCGGAGCCAGATGGCCACGCCGAGGTTGACTTGCATGAGGAGCAAATCGAGCAACGGCAGCGCGAGGCGGTCGAATGCGGATTTGGCAAAGGCAATGATCGCGCGCACCCAGATCGCGGCATGCAGCAGCCAGTAGGAAATGACGAACATGCGCCGCCGAAAATGTTTGCGCACGAACAGCCCCATGGCCTGATAGAACACATGCAGGCTGTCCAGGCTGCTGCGCTTCGAGCTTTCGCCTTTGAAGTGGACGATTTGCGTGCCGGGGAAATAATGAATCTGCCAGCCCGCTGCGCGAAACCGGAAGCACCAATCGAGATCCTCGCCATACATGAAGAAGGATTCATCGAGCAGCCCCACCTGCGCCACCGCCTCGCGCCGTGCCACCATGAAGGAACCGGAAATCGCCTCCACCTCGCAGGTTTCGTCCTCCGGCAGATAGGTGAGATTGTAGCGTCCGAACCAGCGGCTGCGCGGAAACAGAGCGCTCAAGCCGGAGAGTTTGGTGAAGGCCACCCACGGCGTCGGAAAGCTGCGGCGGCAGGCGAGTTGGAGTGAGCCGTCTGGATTCAACACTTTGCAGCCGGCCATGCCTGTTGCCGGATGGGAATGCATGAAATCCCGAAGCGCGCTGAAGGTGTCCTCCTGAACCACGGTATCGGGATTGAGCAAAACCAAAAGGCGGCCGTGGCTCTGCTTGAGCGCGAGGTTGTTGGCCGCGGCAAAGCCGAGATTGCTGTCATTCTCGATGAGCCGGCATTCGGAAAACTGCGCGCGCACCATGGCGGCGGAGCCGTCATCTGAAGCATTGTCGACCACGAAGATTTCCGCTGACAGACCCGCCAGCGCCCGGCGCAATGACAGCAAGGCCTGCCGCAGGAATTCACGCACGTTGTAGCTCACAATGATGATCGAGAATTCCGGTGCCGTTGCCAGTTCCAATGGCCGCAGTGCCGTGCCGGCCTGATCGAGATCTTCCGGTGACGTGGTCGGAGTGTGCATGAGCTGAAAGTCTTTTGCCGCGGGCCGGGCCCGCCACTCGCGGCCCGGGCCGGACTCAATGGTTGAGCTTGCCCAGCAAGTCGTGCAGCTTCAGGCGCCAAACCATCTTGGCTGCCTCCAGTTGAATCTGGCGGGACATTTTCGACTTGCCCGCCAGGCGCTCGGTGAAGACAATGGGAATTTCACAGATGCGAAAGCCTTTGCGCCAGGCTTTGTAGTGCAGCTCGATTTGAAAAGCGTAACCGTTGGAAACAATGTGATCGAGGGTG includes:
- a CDS encoding glycosyltransferase: MHTPTTSPEDLDQAGTALRPLELATAPEFSIIIVSYNVREFLRQALLSLRRALAGLSAEIFVVDNASDDGSAAMVRAQFSECRLIENDSNLGFAAANNLALKQSHGRLLVLLNPDTVVQEDTFSALRDFMHSHPATGMAGCKVLNPDGSLQLACRRSFPTPWVAFTKLSGLSALFPRSRWFGRYNLTYLPEDETCEVEAISGSFMVARREAVAQVGLLDESFFMYGEDLDWCFRFRAAGWQIHYFPGTQIVHFKGESSKRSSLDSLHVFYQAMGLFVRKHFRRRMFVISYWLLHAAIWVRAIIAFAKSAFDRLALPLLDLLLMQVNLGVAIWLRFERSSVLANYFIVDIVYSFVWLTCLALFGCYQRARFSSYQALAATFTGFLINASLTYFFNQYAFSRQVVLLAGGLNLIMLAGWRLLVKVLYHLGIGTFTGTLGRTLLGARTLIVGDFNSDVPLVERLKLNFGGSYELVGLVSLDPAQIGQTFAGLPVIASLHELDELLQSGAAPRIQQVIFSTQRVPFDRIMRAMARIRRHQVSFKLVPSHLDVIIGKSGIDDIAQVPLIEIENRLVHPLPRLSKRLFDLLLAALALVLLAPFFLIRLLRVRRCETVAFAMPQQPPLRLWHVAGRSRIDRWPWLFAVLRGRLTWVGRELWEDAAQSERARGIGLLPGLTGLAQVSKRKIPLSQEEKDKYYLYYVTHYSPLLDLEILFRAFFRI